DNA sequence from the Desulfosporosinus sp. Sb-LF genome:
AGGTTTACGAGCTCAAACCCCAGTTCGTGTCCATGGAGACAAATCCACAGTTTACGCAAATTGTGGCTCCGAACGAAATGATTGTACTCATTACTCTGGAAGTTAGGATTGGCGATGGGGTAGGAATGATTAATATTTGTATGCCTTATCTTGTACTCGAACCTATCTTGGATAAGCTAAGTACGTTTTTCCTTTTTTCCACTCAAGCGAAGGTCACCTCTCCTGAGCAAGTTCAAGCGATTCGGCAAAAAATTGAATGGGCAAAGGTCGATATGGTTTCATTTTTGGGTCATTCTGAAATCCTTGTTCGAGATCTTTTAGACCTTGCTAAGGGAGATGTTATTCCCTTGAATCAATCCATTCATGATCCGCTCCCTGTTTATGTAGGAGAGTTTATGAAATTTAGGTGTACACCGGGACTACATGGAGAACATCTCGCAGTTCAGATTACGGAAACAATAGAGGAAGGAGGGGAAGAAGATGGGTAATGGGATGCTCTCCCAGGAAGAGATTGACGCATTGCTTCGAGGGACAATGGAGCCAGACTTGGAACCAGAGGCACCGTCTGAGGAATCCTTTCTAAATGAAATGGAGAGAGATACTCTCGGAGAAATTGCCAACATCTCTATGGGCACCGCAGCTACGACATTATCTCAGCTCTTAGGAAAAAAGGTAGAAATTACCACGCCAAAAGTCGACTTAACGACCTCGGAACAGATTCGCCAGGATTATCCCATTCCTTCCGTGATTTGCGATGTCAAATATAAAGCTGGAATTGAGGGTTCAAACCTCTTGATCCTTTCTCAAAGGGACGGTTCAGTCATCGTGGATCTCATGATGGGGGGAGATGGCAAAAATCCGTCTCCAGATCTCTCGGAACTTCAAATTAGTGGAATTTCCGAGGCCATGAATCAAATGATGGGATCAGCGGCTACTTCTATGTCCACCATGTTTAATTCAATGGTAGATATTACGCCCCCGACCTTAGTGCTCAATGATTTATCGATGGAGAACGATGTGATTCAGGACTTCCTTCGTGCAAAGGAGTCGCTTGTACGGATCTCATTCCGGATGGTTGTAGAAGATGTCATTGACAGTATTCTAATTCAGGTGGTTCCAATCAGTGTGGCTCGAGGGATGGTTAATAAGTTAATGAGCGTGATGAGTGGTGGCTCCTCAGTTGCTTCGGCTCAGCAATCCGCTGCCCTTGCCCAACCTGAGCCTACACCAACTTATCAGGCACCCCCGTATTCACCGCCACCAGCCTATGAACCACCGCCTTATCAGGCGCCAGCCGCCAGCTACCCTCCTTATGGAGCGTCACAAGCCTATCCCCAAGGGGGAATGCAAGGTGGATATTACCCGCCTCCCACAAGTTATGCTCCGGGACCGTCAACTCCTGTTCAACCGGCCCAATTTGCGCCACTTCAACCTGGGCAACCGCCGATACAGCCGGATAACTTGCAGCTGATTTTAGATGTCCCGTTACAAATTAGTGTGGAGCTAGGTCGAGCGAAGAAAACCATTAAGGAAATTCTGGAAATGGGTCCAGGCTCGGTTATAGAACTGGATCGTTTGGCTGGGGAGTCTGTGGATATGATTGTCAATGGCAAGTTGATTGCTAAATGTGAGGTTGTTGTCATTAACGAGACGTTTGGGATTCGGATTACTGATATTGTGCATCCCATGGAACGGATGAATTCGTTAAAATAGAGGAGGAAATACGAGTGAGTGCTACAATAATGATCGTCGATGATGCCGCGTTTATGCGTATGATGCTGAAAGATATCTTGGGTAAGAATGGGTTTACTGTAATTGGTGAAGCAGAAAATGGGGCCGTTGCCGTGGAAAAGTATATGGAATTGCAACCGAACTTAACGATAATGGATATCACCATGCCAGAAATGGATGGACTTCAAGCGGTTAAGGAAATTCGTAAAAAGGACCCTAAAGCTCGCGTTATCATGTGTAGTGCTATGGGCCAACAAGCTATGGTTATTGAAGCGATTCAGTCTGGAGCCAAAGATTTCGTGGTTAAGCCCTTCCAAGCAGAACGCGTGGTTGAGGCTGTCACAAAGGCGTTGAAATAACATGTCGGACTTAGAAAGCCAGCCATTTCCTCCAAGTGGAGCCACCCCAGCCGTCGCACAATCTGTTTTTTCATGGTGGGGGCTTATAGGTACTTTGTTGGTTTTCCTCTTCATTTTACTCGTGTCCCTTTGGGTTATCCGGCGGCTCAACAAGTCTAATCTTCGGAGTATGAATGCTCCCTGGGCAAGGGTTCTCGACCGACAAGTGTTGAGTGGCCAGCAGAGACTATATCTAGTAGAGATTGCTGGTCAGTTACAGGTACTTGGGGGATCAGATCATCACTTGCTGAAATTAAGCGAGATTAATGATCCCAATGTTGCTGCCGAAATTCTAGAGGAGATTGCGAC
Encoded proteins:
- the fliY gene encoding flagellar motor switch phosphatase FliY, whose translation is MGNGMLSQEEIDALLRGTMEPDLEPEAPSEESFLNEMERDTLGEIANISMGTAATTLSQLLGKKVEITTPKVDLTTSEQIRQDYPIPSVICDVKYKAGIEGSNLLILSQRDGSVIVDLMMGGDGKNPSPDLSELQISGISEAMNQMMGSAATSMSTMFNSMVDITPPTLVLNDLSMENDVIQDFLRAKESLVRISFRMVVEDVIDSILIQVVPISVARGMVNKLMSVMSGGSSVASAQQSAALAQPEPTPTYQAPPYSPPPAYEPPPYQAPAASYPPYGASQAYPQGGMQGGYYPPPTSYAPGPSTPVQPAQFAPLQPGQPPIQPDNLQLILDVPLQISVELGRAKKTIKEILEMGPGSVIELDRLAGESVDMIVNGKLIAKCEVVVINETFGIRITDIVHPMERMNSLK
- a CDS encoding response regulator — encoded protein: MSATIMIVDDAAFMRMMLKDILGKNGFTVIGEAENGAVAVEKYMELQPNLTIMDITMPEMDGLQAVKEIRKKDPKARVIMCSAMGQQAMVIEAIQSGAKDFVVKPFQAERVVEAVTKALK
- a CDS encoding flagellar biosynthetic protein FliO, which codes for MSDLESQPFPPSGATPAVAQSVFSWWGLIGTLLVFLFILLVSLWVIRRLNKSNLRSMNAPWARVLDRQVLSGQQRLYLVEIAGQLQVLGGSDHHLLKLSEINDPNVAAEILEEIATRPVERVEGWAKSIDRLWQARSRKKKSFSAELDRLLEEVDP